One region of Duncaniella freteri genomic DNA includes:
- a CDS encoding redox-sensing transcriptional repressor Rex codes for METPRYPYVPEPAIRRLPWYLACVQRLRAQGVEYVSSTAISQQLNVDASQIAKDLSYLNIKGKTRIGYEVAQLEQGLNDFLGFHKCHNAVMMGVGSLGKALIMDSGLSRYGLDIVAGFDVNPELIGTEIAGTPVYDISELAARRESLGAEIAVLAVPVEYAAEVTELCVAAGIKALWNFTPFHFKTSPEITIENTSIYAHLAVMYNRMEQR; via the coding sequence ATGGAAACGCCTCGATATCCTTATGTGCCTGAACCAGCGATACGCCGCCTTCCGTGGTATCTCGCTTGTGTGCAACGCCTCAGAGCCCAAGGCGTTGAATATGTGTCATCGACCGCTATCTCTCAGCAGCTCAATGTGGATGCCTCACAGATAGCCAAGGACTTGTCATATCTCAACATAAAAGGAAAGACCAGGATCGGTTATGAGGTGGCTCAACTTGAGCAGGGTCTCAATGATTTTCTTGGATTCCACAAGTGTCATAATGCCGTGATGATGGGTGTCGGCAGTCTGGGGAAGGCTCTGATCATGGACTCAGGACTTTCAAGATACGGTCTTGACATAGTGGCAGGTTTTGATGTGAACCCCGAGTTGATAGGTACTGAGATAGCCGGCACCCCGGTGTATGACATATCCGAGCTTGCCGCACGTCGGGAATCTTTAGGGGCGGAGATTGCTGTGCTGGCGGTGCCCGTGGAATATGCCGCCGAGGTGACGGAGCTGTGTGTTGCAGCCGGTATCAAGGCGTTATGGAACTTCACGCCATTCCATTTCAAGACATCTCCGGAGATAACTATCGAGAATACTTCTATATATGCACATCTTGCAGTGATGTACAACCGTATGGAACAGAGATGA
- the gltX gene encoding glutamate--tRNA ligase, with the protein MDRKVRVRFAPSPTGPLHIGGVRTALYNYLFARRHGGEMILRIEDTDSQRFVPGAEDYINESLAWLGIKIDEGVREGGAYGPYKQSERRDIYRKYVKQLLDNGKAYIAFDTPAELDAARAATPNFQYDASTRLSMRNSLSMPAEEVKALIDGGTPYVVRFLIEPGRDVVVNDLVRGNVTINSSILDDKVLYKSADDLPTYHLANIVDDHLMEITHVIRGEEWLPSAPLHVLLYEAFGWADTRPDFVHLPLLLKPDGKGKLSKRDGDRLGFPVFPLEWHDPASGAISAGYRESGYLPEAVINFLALLGWNPGDDTEIMSMEELIKKFSFEHCSKAGAKFAYEKGRWFNHEYLQTTPDERVAALFRPVLEAHGVNPDDYTEDYITRAVSLVKGRINFVADLWDHARFFFTAPTEYAEKDIRKRWKEETPAILTELIGVLRALPSFKGTEAEPIVLKWVEDNGYHLGNVMNAWRLTLVGECKGPHIFDITELIGLEETVRRMERGIATIKPVQQ; encoded by the coding sequence ATGGACCGAAAAGTCAGAGTAAGATTTGCTCCCTCCCCTACCGGACCTCTTCACATCGGAGGGGTACGTACAGCACTATACAACTACCTTTTCGCACGCCGTCATGGCGGTGAAATGATTCTACGCATCGAGGACACCGATTCACAACGTTTCGTTCCCGGCGCAGAGGACTACATAAACGAATCTCTCGCCTGGCTCGGAATAAAGATCGACGAGGGTGTACGTGAAGGCGGGGCATATGGTCCATACAAGCAGAGCGAACGCCGCGACATCTACCGCAAATATGTCAAGCAGCTTCTTGACAATGGGAAAGCCTACATTGCATTCGACACCCCTGCCGAACTCGATGCCGCACGTGCCGCCACCCCCAACTTCCAGTATGACGCATCCACACGCCTGTCGATGCGCAATTCTCTTTCCATGCCTGCTGAAGAGGTGAAAGCCCTGATCGATGGCGGCACCCCCTACGTGGTGCGTTTCCTCATCGAGCCCGGACGTGACGTAGTGGTAAACGATCTTGTACGCGGCAATGTGACCATCAACTCATCGATCCTTGACGACAAGGTCCTTTACAAAAGTGCCGACGACCTGCCCACATATCATCTTGCCAACATAGTCGACGACCACCTCATGGAGATCACTCACGTGATACGCGGAGAAGAATGGCTCCCCTCCGCACCTCTGCATGTACTGCTCTACGAAGCGTTCGGCTGGGCTGACACCCGTCCTGATTTCGTGCATCTCCCACTCCTTCTCAAGCCCGACGGCAAAGGCAAGCTCTCAAAACGTGATGGTGACCGATTGGGATTCCCTGTGTTCCCGCTCGAATGGCACGACCCCGCATCGGGAGCAATCTCCGCCGGCTATCGTGAGTCAGGCTACCTGCCTGAAGCCGTAATAAACTTCCTTGCCCTTCTCGGCTGGAATCCCGGCGACGACACTGAGATAATGTCCATGGAAGAACTGATAAAGAAATTCTCGTTCGAACACTGCTCCAAAGCGGGCGCAAAATTTGCCTACGAAAAGGGACGTTGGTTCAATCATGAATATCTCCAGACAACACCCGACGAGCGTGTCGCTGCCCTGTTCCGTCCGGTGCTTGAGGCTCATGGCGTAAATCCGGATGACTACACTGAGGACTACATCACCCGCGCAGTGTCGCTCGTCAAAGGACGCATCAATTTCGTTGCCGACCTGTGGGACCATGCCCGATTCTTCTTCACTGCCCCAACCGAATATGCCGAAAAGGATATACGCAAACGCTGGAAAGAAGAGACGCCTGCCATTCTCACCGAGCTTATAGGTGTGCTCCGTGCCCTCCCATCCTTCAAAGGAACCGAAGCAGAACCTATCGTACTGAAGTGGGTTGAGGACAACGGCTATCATCTCGGCAACGTTATGAACGCATGGCGTCTCACTCTTGTTGGCGAATGCAAAGGTCCGCACATATTCGATATCACAGAACTTATCGGGCTTGAAGAGACCGTCCGGCGCATGGAACGAGGCATCGCCACAATAAAACCAGTCCAACAATGA
- the argC gene encoding N-acetyl-gamma-glutamyl-phosphate reductase, translated as MIKAGIIGGSGYAAGELIRILINHPDVELKWVHSRTVAGQRIVDVHQGLHGEIDMTFSSTYDLKGLDVLFCCRPAGKTREFLAENDVPEDLRIIDLSRDYRISDPSHDFVYGLSELNRKPMVRGARHVANPGCLAMAVELSLIPLAKNLLLNSDIHTTVITGATSEGAESRPTNHYAWRNDNMVVYRPFRHTQEPEIIQTLSAMQQSFRSQLNMVPVRGAFSRGIMAVTYLECPLELAQIIKIYQDYYDDHNFTFITSKIPDLKDVVNTNKCIIHLDKIDGKLLITAVIDNLLKGAAGNAVHTMNLLFGLQETTGLTMKSVAF; from the coding sequence ATGATAAAAGCCGGAATCATAGGAGGCTCGGGCTACGCTGCCGGCGAGCTGATACGCATACTCATCAACCATCCTGATGTCGAACTGAAATGGGTGCATTCCCGCACCGTTGCAGGACAGCGCATCGTCGATGTACACCAAGGGCTCCATGGCGAGATAGACATGACTTTCTCAAGCACATACGATCTAAAGGGGCTTGATGTACTGTTCTGCTGCCGACCGGCAGGCAAAACCCGGGAATTCCTTGCAGAAAACGATGTCCCCGAGGACCTGAGAATAATTGATCTCTCGCGCGACTACCGTATCTCCGATCCCTCCCACGATTTCGTATACGGACTCTCCGAACTCAATCGCAAGCCGATGGTGCGCGGAGCACGTCATGTAGCCAATCCCGGATGCCTTGCCATGGCAGTGGAACTGTCGCTCATCCCCCTTGCCAAGAACCTCCTGCTTAATTCGGACATTCACACCACTGTAATCACAGGAGCCACAAGCGAAGGAGCCGAATCACGCCCCACAAACCACTATGCATGGCGCAATGACAACATGGTGGTGTACCGTCCGTTCCGCCACACACAGGAACCTGAGATAATTCAGACCCTCTCTGCCATGCAGCAAAGTTTCCGGTCGCAACTCAATATGGTGCCTGTACGCGGAGCTTTCTCGCGAGGCATCATGGCTGTGACCTATCTGGAATGCCCTCTGGAGCTCGCCCAGATAATCAAGATTTACCAAGACTACTACGATGATCACAATTTCACATTCATCACATCTAAAATACCCGACCTTAAGGATGTGGTCAATACAAATAAGTGTATCATCCATCTTGACAAGATCGACGGCAAACTTCTTATAACAGCAGTGATCGACAACCTGCTTAAAGGAGCTGCCGGGAATGCAGTACATACGATGAACCTGCTTTTCGGACTTCAAGAGACCACCGGTCTGACAATGAAATCGGTCGCATTCTGA